One Ictalurus furcatus strain D&B chromosome 24, Billie_1.0, whole genome shotgun sequence DNA segment encodes these proteins:
- the prcc gene encoding proline-rich protein PRCC, with product MSLVAYDSSDDSERDDPSPEPRSSAKPGGLFTSLPAPKRSEPAVENQKPGPELLRAKKRSEPVRINVPEIRAESSDEDEDEPVRKKVGSRGGALSSLLPQPKHLSVKETQRPLVPHTLTKRPAPAAHAKGTKPASQGVSGTSPSPSAIKAAAKSASLQFARQIAADEEGSDDELAPENYFSLSESSSEPVAAASYPDPQPYTPSLQPSPLNSEDAPLDFSSGAESQPRPAWVAQEYHTADYQPDDHKPSAQDYYSEGFYPEQNSGLGEQEEAESSTLFNDEAFRRLQGKQNRGKEEIKFLEIKGDDQLSGHQQWMMKNMTTETEPRRSFSKKKGDQPTGQQRRKHQITYLIHQAKERELELKNSWSDNKLSRRQTQAKYGF from the exons ATGTCTTTAGTGGCCTACGACAGCAGCGACGACAGTGAGCGCGACGATCCGAGCCCAGAGCCACGCAGCTCGGCTAAACCCGGCGGGTTGTTCACCTCTCTGCCCGCGCCCAAGCGCTCAGAGCCCGCAGTGGAGAACCAGAAGCCCGGGCCGGAGCTGCTCAGAGCCAAGAAGCGCTCAGAACCGGTCAGGATCAACGTTCCGGAGATCCGAGCGGAAAGC tCAGATGAGGATGAAGACGAACCTGTGAGAAAGAAAGTGGGATCTCGG GGCGGCGCTCTGTCGTCTCTCCTCCCCCAACCCAAACACCTGAGTGTGAAGGAGACACAGCGCCCCCTGGTGCCTCACACCCTCACCAAACGCCCCGCCCCCGCCGCTCACGCCAAAGGGACCAAGCCTGCGTCTCAGGGTGTGTCCGGGACGAGTCCGTCTCCGTCGGCCATTAAAGCGGCGGCCAAGTCGGCGTCGCTGCAGTTCGCTCGGCAGATCGCGGCAGACGAGGAGGGAAGCGACGACGAGCTCGCCCCTGAGAATTACTTCTCCCTGTCAGAAAGCTCGTCAGAACCGGTGGCCGCGGCGTCGTATCCCGACCCTCAGCCGTACACTCCGTCGCTCCAGCCTTCTCCCCTCAACTCCGAGGACGCTCCGCTCGACTTCAGCTCCGGCGCAGAGTCCCAGCCGAGGCCAGCGTGGGTCGCTCAGGAGTACCACACCGCCGATTATCAACCGGACGACCACAAACCCAGcgctcag GATTATTACAGCGAGGGGTTCTATCCGGAGCAGAACTCCGGGCTCGGGGAACAGGAAGAAGCAGAATCCTCCACTCTGTTCAACGACGAAGCA TTCCGCAGGCTGCAGGGTAAACAGAACCGAGGGAAAGAAGAGATCAAGTTCCTGGAGATTAAAGGAGACGATCAGCTCAGTGGTCATCAGCAGTGGATGATGAAGAACATGACGACGGAGACGGAGCCGCGCAGGTCCTTCAGTAAG AAAAAAGGAGATCAGCCGACGGGGCAGCAGAGACGCAAACACCAGATCACCTACCTGATCCACCAA GCCAAGGAGCGAGAGTTGGAGCTGAAGAACAGCTGGTCTGATAATAAACTCAGTCGCAGACAAACTCAGGCCAAATACGGCTTCTAG
- the mrpl9 gene encoding 39S ribosomal protein L9, mitochondrial, giving the protein MFARAPARFVLHSVCASVRTQNFSHSACRSTVVVERWWQVPLSKEGSPPRLYSRRHRVYRFVEDTKHNMKDKMELLLTQTVPKLGGRGDTVFVKKSVGRNKLLAEGLAVYPSPENKEMFTEERRLLREGKKEDRIQTRTGQLTVEFLKKSAVEVGIPLDAQQQFLLTEEIVCRNFLRKLGVVVPPHALTLPDEPITQFGDFWCEVTVNGLDTVRVPLSVGPYVDRKKKQLMRLEAAAMEKKAETDVE; this is encoded by the exons ATGTTTGCGCGCGCGCCTGCTCGGTTTGTCCTTCACAGTGTGTGTGCTTCAGTCAGGACTCAGAACTTCTCCCACAGCGCGTGCAGG agcACAGTGGTTGTGGAGCGCTGGTGGCAGGTCCCGCTGTCGAAGGAAGGCAGTCCTCCGAGACTCTACTCTCGCCGTCACCGGGTTTATCGCTTTGTGGAGGACACGAAGCACAACATGAAGGATAAAATGGAGCTGCTGCTTACACAGACCGTGCCCA AGCTCGGCGGTCGAGGAGACACGGTGTTTGTGAAGAAGTCTGTGGGACGGAACAAGCTTCTGGCTGAAGGTCTGGCTGTTTATCCTTCACCTGAGAACAAGGAGATGTTCACTGAGGAGAGACGT ttACTgcgagagggaaagaaagaggacAGAATCCAGACGAGGACAGGACAGCTC ACGGTGGAGTTCCTGAAGAAGTCCGCTGTGGAGGTGGGAATCCCGCTGGACGCCCAGCAGCAGTTTCTCCTCACGGAGGAAATCGTCTGCAGGAATTTTTTAAGAAAA ctgggcGTGGTCGTCCCTCCGCATGCTCTGACGTTGCCGGACGAGCCGATCACACAGTTTGGAGATTTCTGGTGTGAGGTCACG gtGAACGGCTTGGACACGGTGCGAGTCCCCCTCTCTGTAGGACCGTACGTTGATCGGAAGAAGAAGCAGCTCATGAGACTCGAAGCAGCAGCGATGGAGAAGAAAGCGGAAACCGACGTGGAATAA
- the mrpl24 gene encoding probable 39S ribosomal protein L24, mitochondrial — protein sequence MRLTALLSMAAKAAFPRDYRYGTNRPWTAAARRLNPPGKRRRKVFVEPIAPEDWRVFKGDVVEILSGKDKGKQGKVTQVFRHRNWVIIEGLNTHHRYIGRSGDYRGTYIVSEAPLLLKDVSLVDPTDRKPTETDWKFTEEGEKVRVSLRTGRIIPKPVFQRRDGIIPQQWKDGPKDTSPEDALEKTYIPSLKTLEEEVMEKMNIQEPRRPRSSFWY from the exons atgCGTCTGACGGCTCTGCTCTCCATGGCGGCGAAGGCTGCGTTTCCCCGTGATTATCGGTACGGGACGAACAGGCCGTGGACTGCAGCAGCGAGGAGACTCAACCCTCcggggaagaggaggaggaaggtgtTCGTGGAGCCGATCGCCCCTGAGGACTGGCGTGTGTTCAAAGGGGACGTG GTAGAGATCCTCTCAGGTAAAGATAAAGGGAAGCAGGGGAAAGTCACTCAGGTGTTCCGCCACCGTAACTGGGTCATCATCGAGGGACTCAACACG cacCACAGGTACATCGGCAGGTCCGGAGACTACAGAGGGACGTACATCGTGAGTGAAGCTCCTCTGCTGCTGAAGGACGTGTCCCTGGTCGACCCCACAGACAG GAAGCCCACGGAGACGGACTGGAAGTTCACAGAGGAGGGAGAGAAGGTCCGGGTTTCCCTCAGGACGGGACGGATCATCCCCAAACCCGTCTTTCAGAGGAGGGACGGCATCATACCACAGCAGTGGAAAG ACGGACCGAAGGACACATCTCCTGAGGACGCTCTGGAGAAAACCTACATTCCGTCACTGAAGACTCTGGAGGAGGAAGTGATGGAGAAAATGAACATCCAGGAACCGAGAAGACCCCGAAGCAGCTTCTGGTACTGA